In Flavobacteriaceae bacterium, the following proteins share a genomic window:
- the crcB gene encoding fluoride efflux transporter CrcB, translated as MKQLLLVFIGGGFGSTLRYIIGKYLNSTETGIPWGTFTANILGSLIIGIILGFAAKNETLSQNQTLLLATGFCGGFTTFSTFAYENHVFLKNGDFTNFAFYTIGSFVVAFLAVFLGLFLAKSI; from the coding sequence ATGAAACAACTTTTACTTGTTTTTATAGGTGGTGGTTTTGGCAGTACACTACGTTATATTATTGGAAAATATTTAAATAGTACAGAAACAGGAATTCCCTGGGGTACGTTTACTGCAAATATTTTAGGAAGCCTTATTATTGGAATTATCTTAGGTTTTGCAGCAAAAAACGAAACTTTATCACAAAATCAAACCTTACTTCTAGCAACTGGTTTCTGTGGTGGTTTCACTACGTTTTCTACTTTTGCATATGAAAATCATGTATTTTTAAAAAATGGAGATTTTACCAATTTTGCTTTCTATACTATTGGTAGTTTTGTCGTTGCTTTTTTAGCAGTATTCTTAGGATTATTTTTAGCAAAAAGCATTTAA
- a CDS encoding transcription activator effector-binding protein, whose translation MKSLKYIFFFLLILIIGTAIYISVQPNSYEVTRSRTINVAPAVVYSNVIDFKNWEDWSSWKEKDPTTTFSYSDQTAGIGGSFSWMDKDGTGKMKILSTTPNVSIEQEMQFDDFEPSKVNWFFEPSDNNSTKVIWKMTSDKVPFILKAFAAFSGGFDKMIGPNFERGLEKLDSIVVESTKKYSVEINGTTEYGGGFHLYKTTSASAANISELMGEQYGHLVSYMTDKQILPSGGPFTIYLENDLENGNVIMSNAIPVKEKITIEGDNQILCGYIPKTKALKATFKGNYNNLGIAWQEVYTYIERNNLVINDAIKPFEVYANDPGQYPNPADWLTEIYIPIKE comes from the coding sequence ATGAAGTCTTTAAAATACATATTTTTCTTTCTTTTAATTCTAATTATTGGTACTGCAATTTATATTTCAGTACAACCTAATAGTTACGAGGTTACACGTTCACGTACTATAAATGTTGCTCCTGCAGTTGTATACAGTAATGTTATTGATTTTAAAAATTGGGAGGATTGGTCTTCTTGGAAAGAGAAAGATCCAACAACTACATTTAGTTATTCTGATCAAACAGCAGGAATAGGAGGTTCTTTTTCTTGGATGGATAAAGATGGAACTGGCAAAATGAAAATTTTATCGACAACCCCTAATGTATCTATAGAACAAGAAATGCAGTTTGACGATTTTGAACCTTCAAAAGTGAATTGGTTTTTTGAACCTTCTGATAACAATAGTACTAAAGTGATTTGGAAAATGACATCAGATAAAGTTCCATTTATACTTAAAGCTTTTGCTGCTTTTTCTGGTGGTTTTGACAAAATGATTGGGCCAAATTTTGAACGAGGCCTCGAAAAGCTGGATAGTATTGTTGTTGAAAGCACAAAAAAATATAGTGTTGAAATTAATGGAACAACAGAATATGGTGGCGGGTTTCATTTATATAAAACCACATCTGCCTCTGCTGCAAACATAAGTGAACTTATGGGTGAACAATATGGACATTTAGTAAGCTACATGACTGATAAGCAAATATTACCTAGTGGAGGTCCATTTACTATTTATTTAGAGAATGATTTAGAAAATGGTAATGTTATTATGAGTAATGCCATTCCTGTAAAAGAAAAAATCACTATTGAAGGAGATAACCAAATACTATGTGGTTATATTCCAAAAACAAAAGCTTTGAAGGCTACTTTTAAAGGAAATTACAATAACTTAGGTATAGCTTGGCAAGAAGTATATACATATATAGAGAGAAATAATTTAGTTATAAATGATGCTATAAAGCCTTTTGAAGTATATGCTAATGACCCAGGGCAATATCCAAATCCAGCAGATTGGTTGACCGAAATTTATATACCAATCAAAGAATAG
- a CDS encoding DNA-binding response regulator, producing MIRLAIAEDHQSLIDGIKLLLEYEEDISIVGTANNGEGLLDIIKKKHVSVVITDIRMPKLDGIAATKIIKKEHPEIKVLAFTMFDQEDAIQQMLGAGANGYILKNSPLSEVLNAVRSVYKGDTYFDSNINVDTKSNGNIKKKGVLTKRQIEILNLIAQGKTSREIADELFIGVYTVDTHRKNMIRILGLQGKGELMRYALEKKYQF from the coding sequence ATGATACGACTAGCCATCGCCGAAGACCATCAATCACTTATAGATGGTATCAAACTCTTACTAGAATACGAAGAGGATATTAGTATTGTAGGTACAGCTAATAATGGTGAGGGTTTACTAGATATTATTAAAAAGAAACATGTAAGTGTGGTCATTACAGATATCCGTATGCCAAAACTAGATGGTATTGCTGCTACAAAAATCATTAAAAAAGAACATCCTGAAATTAAAGTATTAGCCTTTACCATGTTTGATCAAGAAGATGCCATACAACAAATGTTGGGTGCAGGAGCTAACGGGTATATCCTTAAAAATTCCCCATTAAGTGAAGTATTAAACGCTGTTAGATCTGTATATAAAGGCGATACTTATTTTGACTCTAATATTAATGTAGATACTAAATCTAATGGTAACATAAAGAAAAAAGGGGTGTTGACTAAACGTCAAATAGAAATTCTAAACCTCATCGCTCAAGGCAAAACGTCTCGTGAAATTGCTGACGAATTGTTTATAGGTGTTTATACGGTAGATACACACCGTAAAAATATGATCCGTATTCTAGGGCTTCAAGGCAAAGGTGAATTAATGCGTTATGCTTTAGAAAAAAAATACCAATTTTAA
- a CDS encoding branched-chain amino acid aminotransferase, whose translation MSNNSRHITDIQEVSSSKIDTIDFNNLGFGELFTDHMFECDYVDGEWKNLKISPYHPLTLSPAARVFHYGQAIFEGMKAYRDDNDGIWLFRPDENFKRLNKSAVRLAMPELPEGIFFEGLNKLIDLERDWIKKGIGNSLYLRPFVIATEPALSAAPAQVYKFMIICSPASSYYKGDVRVLFAQKYSRSADGGVGFAKAAGNYASQFYPTALANKEGYQQVVWTDASTHEYLEEAGTMNVFFRVGNTLLTAPNNDRILDGVTRKSVIQIAKDNNIKVEVRRVSVNEIKEAARNGELKEMFGAGTAAVISPISAFKHGKEIFELPKQEHSYADMLKEKLLNIQYNIDVDSHNWRYKI comes from the coding sequence ATGAGCAATAATTCTAGGCATATCACAGACATTCAAGAGGTTTCATCTTCAAAAATCGATACTATTGATTTCAATAATTTAGGGTTTGGAGAACTTTTTACAGATCATATGTTTGAATGTGATTATGTTGATGGAGAATGGAAAAATCTTAAAATATCACCATATCACCCTTTAACTTTAAGTCCTGCTGCTCGTGTATTTCATTATGGTCAAGCAATTTTTGAAGGAATGAAAGCTTATAGAGATGATAATGATGGTATTTGGTTATTTCGTCCTGACGAGAATTTTAAAAGATTAAATAAGTCTGCTGTTCGTTTAGCAATGCCTGAATTACCTGAAGGTATCTTTTTTGAAGGTTTAAACAAACTTATAGACTTAGAGCGTGATTGGATTAAAAAAGGGATTGGAAATTCACTTTATTTACGTCCGTTTGTTATTGCGACAGAACCTGCTTTATCTGCAGCTCCAGCTCAAGTATATAAATTTATGATTATTTGTTCTCCTGCAAGCTCCTATTATAAAGGAGATGTTAGAGTTTTATTCGCACAAAAATACAGTCGCTCTGCCGATGGTGGTGTTGGTTTCGCAAAAGCAGCTGGTAATTATGCTTCGCAATTTTATCCAACTGCATTGGCAAATAAAGAAGGATATCAACAAGTAGTTTGGACAGATGCTAGTACTCACGAATATTTAGAAGAAGCAGGTACAATGAACGTATTTTTTAGAGTTGGAAATACTCTATTAACGGCACCTAATAATGATCGTATTTTAGATGGTGTTACTCGTAAAAGTGTGATACAAATTGCTAAAGACAATAACATAAAAGTTGAAGTAAGACGTGTAAGCGTTAACGAAATTAAAGAAGCTGCCAGAAATGGAGAATTAAAAGAAATGTTTGGTGCTGGTACTGCTGCAGTAATCAGTCCAATTTCTGCTTTCAAACACGGTAAAGAAATTTTTGAATTACCAAAACAAGAACATTCTTATGCAGATATGCTTAAAGAAAAACTTTTAAACATTCAATACAATATTGATGTCGATTCTCATAATTGGAGATATAAAATTTAA
- a CDS encoding DUF4920 domain-containing protein yields the protein MTRAIFLMLTVCLLVSCNKKVNESTDSKYLAFGNKINLESAISINEMKQKYSELQLGDTIYTKTTGVIKDVCSAKGCWMTIDIGNDEEIMVKFKDYGFFMPLDAKGEVTINGKAFVNEVSIDELQHYAKDSGKSEEEIQTISKSKKVFSFEADGVLLKQ from the coding sequence ATGACACGAGCTATATTTTTAATGCTAACAGTCTGCCTGTTAGTTTCATGTAATAAAAAAGTTAATGAAAGCACAGATTCTAAATATTTAGCTTTTGGAAATAAAATAAATTTAGAATCTGCGATCTCTATAAATGAAATGAAACAAAAATATTCTGAACTTCAATTAGGAGATACTATATATACTAAAACCACTGGAGTTATTAAAGATGTATGTTCTGCTAAAGGATGTTGGATGACCATAGATATTGGTAATGATGAAGAGATTATGGTAAAGTTTAAAGACTATGGTTTTTTTATGCCTTTAGATGCAAAAGGCGAAGTCACTATTAATGGTAAAGCTTTTGTAAATGAAGTCTCTATTGATGAATTACAGCATTATGCTAAAGATTCAGGTAAAAGTGAAGAGGAGATTCAAACGATTTCTAAATCAAAAAAAGTATTTTCATTTGAAGCAGATGGAGTATTGTTAAAACAATAG
- a CDS encoding SAM-dependent methyltransferase, with protein sequence MKRNIITTSDGSKTIQIEEWDEQYHSKHGAIQEANHVFIKHGLSYYSENILELNKDISILEIGFGTGLNAFITLLKSENLNVNYVGVEAYPISKEETKALNYAELISFENLEIFKKLHDSSWEVQNNITSNFKLTKRKQFFSDIKDKDKFNIIYFDAFGARVQPELWTEEIFKIMYEALKLKGVLVTYSAKGSVRRAMQSVGFTVEKLEGPPGKREMLRAQKEA encoded by the coding sequence TTGAAACGAAATATAATAACAACATCAGATGGATCTAAAACCATTCAGATAGAAGAATGGGATGAGCAATATCATTCTAAACATGGTGCGATACAAGAAGCAAATCATGTGTTTATAAAACACGGACTATCGTATTACTCTGAAAATATTTTAGAATTAAATAAGGATATTTCAATTTTAGAAATTGGATTTGGCACTGGTCTTAATGCGTTTATAACTTTATTAAAAAGTGAGAATTTAAATGTAAATTATGTAGGAGTAGAAGCCTACCCTATATCTAAAGAAGAAACTAAAGCACTTAATTATGCAGAATTAATTTCTTTTGAAAATTTAGAAATATTTAAAAAACTTCATGATTCAAGTTGGGAAGTACAAAATAACATCACTTCAAATTTTAAATTAACCAAACGGAAACAATTTTTTTCTGATATTAAGGATAAAGATAAGTTTAATATCATTTATTTTGATGCTTTTGGGGCCAGAGTACAGCCAGAACTCTGGACTGAAGAAATTTTTAAGATAATGTATGAAGCACTCAAGTTGAAAGGAGTTTTAGTGACATATTCAGCAAAAGGAAGTGTAAGACGTGCTATGCAAAGCGTGGGGTTTACAGTCGAGAAATTAGAAGGCCCTCCTGGAAAAAGAGAAATGTTACGCGCTCAAAAAGAAGCGTAA
- a CDS encoding TIGR01777 family protein, which yields MKILITGATGLIGSEIIQQCHKTNIGVHYLTTRKQKLQSEVNSKGFYWNPKNKEIDITCFEGVDVIINLAGSTIAKRWTKTYKKEILDSRVNGLELLKHTIQQNRIKIKQLISASAIGIYPDSLTNIYTEDYPECSKSFLGQVVEQWERAADTFSELDIVVSKIRIGLVLASNKGALPKIVLPIKIGLGSAFGNGKQWQSWIHVSDLANLFLHVLHYELEGVYNGVAPEAITNSEMTKTIAKTLKKPLLLPNTPKVIMKLILGEMHILLFESQKINSNKIEGKGFVFEYKTLENALENLL from the coding sequence ATGAAAATACTTATAACAGGAGCAACAGGCTTAATAGGGTCAGAAATTATACAGCAATGTCATAAAACTAATATTGGTGTACATTATTTAACGACGCGTAAACAAAAACTTCAATCAGAAGTAAATTCCAAAGGGTTTTACTGGAATCCAAAAAATAAAGAAATCGATATAACTTGTTTTGAGGGAGTTGATGTAATTATAAACTTAGCAGGCTCTACAATTGCTAAACGTTGGACCAAAACTTATAAAAAAGAAATCCTTGACAGTAGGGTTAATGGACTTGAGTTATTAAAGCACACCATTCAACAAAATAGAATTAAAATAAAACAACTTATTTCTGCAAGTGCAATAGGTATTTACCCAGATTCGTTAACTAATATTTATACCGAAGACTATCCAGAGTGCTCTAAAAGCTTTTTAGGACAAGTTGTTGAGCAATGGGAACGTGCAGCAGATACTTTTTCAGAATTAGATATTGTCGTTTCTAAGATTAGAATAGGCTTGGTGTTAGCTTCGAACAAAGGAGCATTGCCTAAAATTGTACTACCTATAAAAATTGGACTAGGATCAGCTTTTGGAAATGGAAAGCAATGGCAATCATGGATTCATGTATCCGATTTAGCAAACTTGTTTTTACATGTTTTACACTATGAATTGGAAGGAGTTTATAATGGAGTTGCTCCAGAAGCAATAACTAACTCTGAAATGACAAAAACCATCGCCAAAACCTTAAAAAAGCCATTGTTACTACCTAATACCCCTAAAGTTATAATGAAATTAATATTAGGAGAAATGCACATTTTGTTGTTTGAAAGTCAAAAAATTAACTCTAATAAAATTGAGGGAAAAGGTTTTGTTTTTGAATATAAAACTTTAGAAAATGCTTTAGAAAATTTACTTTAA
- a CDS encoding RNA polymerase sigma factor: MNSDKALIIQLQAKKELALSQLYDKYSGAIYGVILRMCKDEAQAQDLLQETFMTIWDKSYQYNPDKGRFYTWAYRIAKNKTLNFLRKPQELIQNEDLSVYTNKENEINIDSEYLKLNGSIKLLEKHHQRALELVYFNGLTHREAHIEMEVPLGTFKSYIKQALKKLQSLYSKTLAFLLALIEVVR; the protein is encoded by the coding sequence ATGAATAGCGATAAGGCACTTATAATACAATTACAAGCAAAGAAAGAGTTAGCTTTATCTCAGTTATACGATAAATATTCTGGTGCTATATATGGTGTTATTTTAAGAATGTGTAAAGATGAAGCTCAGGCTCAAGATTTATTACAAGAAACATTTATGACAATCTGGGATAAATCTTATCAATATAATCCAGATAAAGGACGTTTTTATACTTGGGCATATCGTATTGCTAAAAACAAAACATTAAATTTTTTAAGAAAGCCTCAAGAACTCATCCAAAATGAGGATTTAAGTGTATATACTAATAAAGAAAATGAAATTAATATAGATTCAGAATATTTAAAGCTTAACGGTTCCATAAAACTTCTGGAAAAGCATCATCAAAGAGCACTTGAATTAGTATATTTTAATGGATTGACACATCGAGAAGCACATATAGAAATGGAAGTACCTTTAGGTACTTTTAAATCATATATAAAACAAGCTTTAAAAAAATTGCAAAGCTTATATTCAAAAACATTAGCTTTTTTATTAGCTTTAATAGAAGTTGTAAGATGA
- a CDS encoding fasciclin domain-containing protein: MKKVLFILTTVVMLIFSQRTSAQKTIVDIAVGNENFSTLVTALKAADLVSALQSDGPFTVFAPVNSAFAKIDSNTLESLLKTENKKILSNVLTYHVISGQLKAKDVITALKKGKGKVEVKMLNGQELTVVQKNGKILLKDQNGNYSEIIKTDIAGSNGVIHIIDTVVMPK; encoded by the coding sequence ATGAAAAAAGTATTATTTATTTTAACAACAGTAGTAATGTTAATATTTAGTCAGAGAACATCTGCTCAAAAGACAATTGTAGATATAGCGGTAGGGAATGAAAATTTCTCAACCTTAGTTACTGCTCTAAAAGCAGCAGATTTAGTAAGTGCTTTACAAAGTGACGGGCCATTTACAGTGTTTGCTCCTGTAAATAGTGCATTTGCAAAAATAGATTCTAATACTCTAGAATCATTATTAAAGACAGAAAACAAAAAGATATTGTCAAATGTTTTAACGTATCATGTAATATCCGGACAATTAAAAGCAAAAGATGTTATTACTGCTCTAAAAAAAGGAAAAGGAAAAGTAGAAGTCAAGATGTTAAATGGTCAAGAATTAACTGTAGTACAGAAGAATGGGAAAATATTGCTAAAAGACCAAAATGGAAATTATAGTGAAATTATTAAAACTGATATAGCTGGCTCTAATGGAGTGATACATATTATTGATACTGTAGTTATGCCTAAATAA
- a CDS encoding YceI family protein, with amino-acid sequence MKKKVLNIFAFATVVIAIVSFKNSDTKIENNSTEAKALVENEFASEYIVDITASSIEWKGSKPTGTHNGTIKLSNGTFKAEGNAISSGTFTMDMSSLKDADGNTRLEGHLKSDDFFDIEKFPNAKFVVTGINNRTGKTMLIGNLTIKDKTNAISFPITVKSNEDTVIITSETFIIDRSKWNVRYGSKSFFDNLGDKFISDEVELKINVVAKKA; translated from the coding sequence ATGAAAAAGAAAGTTTTAAATATTTTCGCGTTTGCAACAGTAGTTATTGCTATTGTTAGTTTTAAAAACAGCGATACCAAAATTGAAAACAACTCTACAGAAGCTAAAGCTTTAGTAGAAAATGAATTTGCATCAGAATACATTGTAGATATTACAGCTTCTTCTATTGAATGGAAAGGATCTAAACCTACTGGTACTCATAACGGAACTATTAAATTATCTAATGGTACATTTAAGGCAGAAGGTAATGCAATATCGTCTGGAACTTTTACTATGGACATGTCATCTCTTAAAGATGCTGATGGTAACACTCGTTTAGAAGGGCATTTAAAAAGTGATGATTTTTTTGATATTGAAAAATTTCCTAATGCTAAATTTGTAGTTACTGGAATCAATAACAGAACAGGTAAAACAATGTTAATTGGTAATCTTACAATAAAAGATAAAACAAACGCTATTAGTTTTCCTATTACAGTAAAAAGTAATGAAGACACTGTTATTATTACTAGTGAAACTTTTATTATTGATCGCTCTAAGTGGAATGTAAGATATGGGTCTAAATCTTTCTTCGATAATTTAGGAGATAAGTTTATTAGCGACGAAGTAGAATTAAAAATTAATGTTGTTGCTAAAAAAGCATAA
- a CDS encoding nucleotide exchange factor GrpE, protein MSKKAKKEDIIEEQIEVQQEEIQQEVEELSVEEQLQGELQQEKDKFLRLFAEFENYKKRTTKERIELFKTASQDVMISLLPILDDFERALNHIEDDKEAEDLRKGVMLIYQKFLSTLKAKGLEVVEVKSGDAFNADNHEAVTQIPAPNDDMKGKVIDVIEKGYTLGEKVIRFPKVVIGQ, encoded by the coding sequence ATGAGCAAAAAAGCTAAAAAAGAAGATATAATTGAAGAGCAAATTGAAGTTCAACAGGAAGAAATACAACAAGAGGTTGAAGAGTTATCTGTAGAAGAACAACTTCAAGGAGAGTTACAACAAGAAAAAGATAAGTTTTTACGTCTATTTGCAGAATTCGAAAACTATAAAAAACGTACAACAAAAGAACGTATAGAGTTATTTAAAACTGCAAGTCAGGATGTAATGATATCTTTATTGCCAATTTTGGATGATTTTGAACGTGCTTTAAATCATATAGAAGACGATAAAGAAGCTGAAGATTTACGAAAAGGAGTGATGCTAATCTATCAGAAATTTTTATCTACTTTAAAAGCAAAGGGATTAGAAGTTGTAGAGGTGAAGTCAGGTGACGCATTTAATGCAGATAATCATGAAGCAGTTACTCAGATTCCAGCACCTAATGATGACATGAAAGGAAAGGTTATAGATGTTATTGAAAAAGGATATACTTTAGGTGAAAAAGTAATTCGCTTTCCAAAAGTGGTAATTGGTCAATAA
- the dnaJ gene encoding molecular chaperone DnaJ, with protein sequence MKEDFYEVLGINKGATPAEIKKAYRKMALKYHPDKNPDDKAAEEKFKKAAEAYEVLSDENKKARYDQFGHQAFEGGGGFGGGGMNMDDIFSQFGDIFGGGFGGGFSGFGGGGSRQRMVKGSNLRIRVTLTLEEIANGVEKKIKVKRKKQAADTTYKTCSTCNGSGQVTRITNTILGRMQTASPCNTCGGAGQMIDKKPANADAHGLIQAEETVSIKIPAGVVDGMQLKVSGKGNEAPGNGISGDLLVAIQEEDHPTLQREGDNLHYDLYISVPDAILGASKEIDAVTGKVRIKVEAGVQSGKILRLRGKGIPSVNGYGRGDLLVHINVWTPKTLNKEQKQFFEKMQNEEHFNPKPESSDKSFFEKVKDMFS encoded by the coding sequence GTGAAGGAAGATTTTTACGAAGTACTAGGAATAAATAAAGGAGCTACTCCTGCAGAAATAAAGAAAGCTTATCGAAAAATGGCTTTAAAGTATCATCCAGATAAAAATCCAGATGATAAAGCAGCAGAAGAGAAATTTAAAAAAGCAGCAGAAGCATATGAAGTTCTTAGTGATGAAAATAAAAAAGCACGCTACGACCAGTTTGGTCACCAAGCCTTTGAAGGCGGTGGTGGCTTTGGTGGTGGCGGTATGAATATGGATGACATATTTAGCCAATTTGGTGATATCTTTGGTGGTGGTTTTGGCGGTGGATTTAGTGGTTTTGGTGGCGGCGGCTCCAGACAGCGTATGGTAAAAGGTAGTAACTTACGTATTAGAGTAACACTTACGTTGGAAGAAATTGCTAATGGTGTTGAGAAAAAAATAAAAGTAAAACGAAAAAAACAAGCTGCAGATACTACTTATAAAACATGCTCAACTTGTAATGGTAGCGGTCAGGTTACAAGAATAACAAATACTATTTTAGGAAGAATGCAGACAGCTTCACCTTGTAATACTTGTGGTGGTGCTGGACAAATGATAGATAAAAAACCAGCAAATGCTGATGCGCATGGATTGATTCAGGCTGAAGAAACAGTATCTATAAAAATCCCTGCAGGCGTTGTTGATGGGATGCAACTTAAAGTTTCCGGTAAAGGAAATGAAGCTCCGGGTAATGGAATTTCTGGAGATTTACTAGTAGCTATTCAGGAAGAAGACCATCCAACATTACAGCGTGAAGGTGATAATTTACATTACGATTTGTACATAAGTGTTCCTGATGCTATTTTGGGAGCTTCAAAAGAAATAGATGCAGTAACTGGCAAAGTTCGTATTAAAGTTGAAGCAGGTGTGCAATCAGGAAAAATTTTACGTTTACGAGGAAAAGGAATCCCAAGTGTTAATGGATATGGTCGTGGTGATTTGTTGGTGCATATTAACGTTTGGACACCAAAAACACTTAATAAAGAACAAAAACAATTCTTTGAGAAAATGCAAAATGAAGAGCATTTTAATCCAAAACCTGAAAGTAGCGATAAATCGTTTTTTGAGAAGGTTAAAGATATGTTTTCTTAA
- a CDS encoding ATP-binding cassette domain-containing protein, translating into MNNLLVAEAVSKNFGNFRALNDVSITVPEGSIFGLLGPNGAGKTTLIRIINQITMPDTGKVFLDNSPLQAHHIKDIGYLPEERGLYKSMKVGEQALYLAQLKGLSKAEAKKRLKYWFEKFEIEDWWGKKIQELSKGMAQKIQFIVTVLHQPKLLIFDEPFSGFDPINANLIKDEILQLRDEGATVIFSTHRMESVEELCDHIALIHQSNKVLDGKLVDIKREYKTNAFEVGLVTENENKLREVIEGKFEVSPADFKSLNNDLKLNIKLKTGETSNDLLSFLTQKAEVNHFNELIPTVNDIFIQTVKNN; encoded by the coding sequence ATGAACAACTTATTGGTTGCTGAAGCAGTCTCTAAAAATTTTGGAAATTTTAGAGCGCTGAATGACGTTTCAATTACAGTTCCTGAAGGAAGTATATTTGGACTCTTAGGCCCTAATGGAGCTGGAAAAACAACACTTATTAGAATTATTAATCAAATTACAATGCCAGATACAGGCAAAGTATTTTTAGATAATTCACCATTACAAGCACATCATATTAAAGATATTGGATACCTACCTGAAGAACGTGGACTTTATAAGTCTATGAAAGTAGGGGAGCAAGCACTGTATTTAGCACAATTAAAAGGTTTGTCTAAAGCTGAAGCTAAAAAGCGTCTTAAATATTGGTTCGAAAAATTTGAAATTGAAGATTGGTGGGGGAAAAAGATTCAAGAACTATCAAAAGGGATGGCTCAAAAAATACAATTTATTGTAACAGTACTCCATCAACCTAAATTATTAATCTTTGATGAACCTTTTTCTGGTTTCGATCCAATAAATGCTAATTTGATTAAAGATGAGATATTGCAATTGAGAGATGAAGGTGCTACGGTCATTTTTTCTACACATCGTATGGAATCTGTTGAAGAGTTATGTGATCATATTGCACTTATACATCAATCTAATAAAGTGTTAGATGGTAAATTGGTAGATATTAAAAGAGAATATAAAACTAATGCGTTCGAAGTTGGATTAGTTACGGAGAATGAGAATAAATTAAGAGAAGTTATAGAAGGGAAATTTGAAGTATCTCCAGCAGATTTCAAATCATTAAATAATGATTTAAAATTAAACATAAAACTTAAAACTGGTGAAACTTCTAATGATTTACTGTCATTTTTAACTCAAAAGGCGGAAGTAAATCATTTTAATGAATTAATACCTACTGTAAACGACATCTTTATTCAAACCGTTAAAAACAACTAA